In a single window of the Biomphalaria glabrata chromosome 5, xgBioGlab47.1, whole genome shotgun sequence genome:
- the LOC106060109 gene encoding uncharacterized protein LOC106060109 yields MAPPDRQIDKYSRNMPNGHAGHTRQSSHADFRGNPAANKQVSHYQRNSMQVYPAKAVVQQKPKAPVDVEVYSPRVYQNANALEKYQTQEKRHVRQGKHAAAVDQLFENDLHNVHYTKPQHATGKNGLEVLPNGMSAEHQATSDQRYIRRYLNLKVHYDEPRARPSSAVEYDASTLHTSFDPMKDRHLWTMWRTAVNGRIVDEVRKLERIKSERGSEASNHLDSSNPGVYGKAIVAPPLKRFIKLDEHNREAAQHFQNLGQGRLETDQFVYYGLPRVYITPSRDTPR; encoded by the coding sequence ATGGCACCTCCTGATAGACAAATAGATAAATATTCTCGCAACATGCCTAACGGGCATGCAGGGCACACCAGACAAAGTTCACATGCAGATTTCAGAGGTAATCCAGCAGCTAACAAACAGGTGTCTCACTACCAAAGAAATAGTATGCAGGTGTATCCGGCAAAAGCAGTTGTCCAACAGAAACCAAAAGCCCCGGTTGACGTTGAGGTTTACAGTCCAAGAGTTTATCAGAACGCCAATGCTCTTGAGAAATACCAGACACAAGAGAAGCGTCATGTCCGCCAAGGCAAACACGCCGCGGCAGTCGATCAACTCTTTGAGaatgatctacacaatgtccATTACACTAAACCTCAACACGCCACGGGCAAGAACGGCCTAGAGGTATTGCCCAACGGAATGTCTGCTGAACACCAAGCTACTTCAGACCAAAGATACATTCGGCGGTATTTGAATCTCAAAGTCCACTATGATGAGCCCCGTGCACGTCCTTCGAGTGCTGTAGAGTATGATGCCAGCACTCTGCATACTTCCTTCGACCCAATGAAAGACAGGCACTTGTGGACCATGTGGAGAACTGCCGTCAACGGACGAATTGTAGACGAGGTCAGAAAACTAGAACGCATCAAATCGGAAAGAGGTTCGGAAGCCTCAAATCACTTAGATTCTTCTAACCCAGGGGTCTACGGTAAAGCAATCGTGGCGCCGCCCCTGAAACGATTCATTAAACTCGATGAACATAACAGAGAAGCGGCGCAACATTTTCAGAACTTAG